In Thermocrinis minervae, a single genomic region encodes these proteins:
- the gltA gene encoding NADPH-dependent glutamate synthase, translating into MAKQIRYLDRNPEPMLEPKERVKTFREYALGYSVSLAVDEAKRCLYCKDAHLRCIKACPVNVDIPGFIKKIAEGDLIGAYRKIVEADPFPSICGRVCPQERQCEGACILYYDTVKGRRNKGLPVSIGALEKFVGDVIRLIGYIEEEKAPSTGKRVALVGAGPASLSCAYDLARWGHEVHVYEALPKAGGVMIYGIPSARLDRSIVDWEVERLKRLGVIFHFGYVIGRTKSLKALLEEYDAVFLGVGAGRGNIGFKGEHLKGVYSAIEVLTRVNLLHAKDFPDKGVPINLGKKTVVVGGGFTAIDCAITALRLGVEVHVVYRRTRETSSAKDEEWDHIMEEGAIIHWLTQPIEIIGDEKGRVVGLKCIKMTLGEPDSSGRPRPVPIEGSEFVIECDSVIFAIGQRANPIAYEGIEGLRLTKWGTVEVDENFYTGVKGLFAGGDVVNGGDTVVRAISHGRKAAKAIHEYLTQEVKT; encoded by the coding sequence ATGGCAAAACAGATAAGATACTTGGACAGGAACCCAGAGCCCATGCTAGAGCCCAAGGAGAGGGTAAAGACTTTTAGAGAGTACGCTCTGGGTTATTCGGTAAGCCTCGCCGTAGATGAAGCAAAAAGATGTCTGTATTGTAAAGATGCCCACCTTAGATGTATAAAAGCCTGTCCTGTGAACGTAGACATACCAGGTTTTATAAAGAAGATAGCTGAAGGAGACCTCATAGGTGCATACAGAAAGATAGTAGAAGCTGATCCTTTTCCTTCCATATGTGGTAGGGTTTGCCCTCAGGAGAGGCAGTGCGAGGGAGCTTGTATCCTATACTACGACACTGTTAAGGGAAGAAGAAACAAAGGCCTTCCTGTAAGCATAGGAGCCTTGGAAAAGTTTGTGGGTGATGTAATAAGACTCATAGGCTACATAGAAGAAGAGAAAGCACCAAGCACAGGAAAGAGAGTAGCTCTAGTGGGTGCAGGACCTGCCAGCTTATCATGCGCCTATGACCTTGCAAGGTGGGGACACGAAGTGCATGTGTACGAAGCTCTTCCCAAAGCTGGCGGAGTCATGATCTACGGTATACCTAGTGCTCGCTTAGACAGGTCCATAGTAGATTGGGAGGTGGAGAGGCTAAAGAGGTTAGGAGTGATCTTTCACTTTGGCTATGTTATAGGTAGGACAAAAAGCCTTAAGGCACTCCTTGAGGAGTACGATGCTGTCTTCTTGGGGGTAGGTGCTGGAAGGGGAAACATAGGCTTTAAAGGAGAACACTTAAAAGGTGTTTATTCTGCCATAGAGGTTTTAACAAGGGTAAATCTCTTGCATGCAAAAGATTTTCCAGATAAAGGCGTGCCCATAAACCTGGGAAAGAAGACGGTTGTAGTAGGTGGTGGTTTTACAGCAATAGACTGTGCCATAACCGCTCTAAGGCTTGGTGTTGAAGTCCACGTAGTCTACAGGAGGACGAGGGAAACATCCTCGGCGAAGGACGAAGAGTGGGATCATATAATGGAAGAGGGTGCCATAATCCATTGGCTTACCCAACCCATCGAGATAATAGGAGATGAAAAGGGAAGGGTGGTAGGTCTAAAGTGTATTAAGATGACCCTTGGAGAACCAGATAGCAGCGGTAGGCCAAGACCCGTTCCCATAGAAGGTTCCGAGTTTGTCATAGAATGCGACTCTGTCATATTTGCTATAGGACAAAGAGCAAACCCCATAGCTTACGAAGGCATAGAGGGTCTTAGATTGACCAAATGGGGAACTGTAGAAGTGGACGAGAACTTCTACACGGGTGTTAAGGGCCTCTTTGCGGGTGGTGATGTGGTAAACGGTGGAGACACGGTAGTGAGAGCCATATCCCACGGAAGAAAAGCCGCAAAGGCTATACATGAATATCTTACGCAGGAGGTAAAAACATGA
- the yajC gene encoding preprotein translocase subunit YajC — protein MLDFAFAQQQNAHPDPVSALLFQIIFFIGIFAIFYFLIVRPQQKARKKHQEFLANLKKGDKVITSGGIWGTVVDIGEHTITLKVDANTRITFSKEAIISYQPKQEEEQKD, from the coding sequence ATGTTGGATTTTGCTTTTGCTCAGCAGCAGAATGCCCATCCTGATCCTGTTTCCGCATTGCTCTTCCAGATTATATTCTTTATAGGTATATTCGCCATCTTCTACTTTCTGATAGTAAGACCGCAACAGAAGGCAAGGAAAAAACACCAGGAGTTTCTGGCAAACCTCAAGAAGGGGGACAAGGTCATAACGAGCGGTGGTATATGGGGAACTGTCGTGGACATAGGCGAGCATACAATAACCTTAAAGGTGGATGCCAACACGCGTATAACCTTCAGCAAAGAGGCGATAATCAGCTATCAACCCAAGCAGGAAGAAGAACAGAAGGATTAA
- a CDS encoding TonB family protein, protein MREELLEKLLYLSVSTFLNLIIFSFLSYLLTINVKRMVNNTPINLYVELPKPMEEKVNLTRGSTGYEAKKGKGINREGKKKLATSTVEQPPAEKGSVPNSKNQSTQESSILSQIEEKVKGRYSNLQEEGIQKVQNIGDISATVTEKGVSLEGLPGNRGIAYSPPLPKIVSDEPLSTLKIEVWIDPDGNVIKAQIVKRSGMPSVDARLLYFVKSIKFEPISSNVIQRGIISFKFRGG, encoded by the coding sequence ATGAGAGAAGAGCTCTTGGAAAAGCTCCTTTATCTGTCTGTGTCCACCTTTCTAAACCTTATAATCTTTAGCTTTCTGTCTTACTTGCTGACCATTAACGTTAAACGCATGGTAAATAACACCCCCATAAACCTTTACGTTGAGTTACCTAAGCCAATGGAAGAAAAGGTAAATCTCACAAGAGGCTCCACCGGTTATGAAGCAAAGAAGGGCAAGGGTATAAACAGAGAAGGCAAAAAAAAATTAGCTACGTCTACTGTAGAACAACCACCTGCTGAAAAGGGATCTGTGCCAAATAGTAAAAACCAGTCTACCCAGGAGAGTTCCATACTTTCCCAGATAGAGGAGAAGGTTAAAGGCAGATACAGCAATTTGCAAGAGGAAGGTATTCAAAAGGTCCAGAATATAGGAGATATAAGTGCAACGGTTACCGAGAAGGGTGTGAGCCTGGAGGGATTGCCTGGTAACAGGGGGATAGCCTACAGTCCACCTCTACCAAAGATAGTCTCTGACGAACCTCTATCCACGCTTAAGATAGAGGTATGGATAGACCCAGATGGTAACGTGATAAAGGCCCAGATAGTAAAAAGGAGTGGTATGCCCTCTGTGGATGCCCGTCTTTTGTACTTTGTCAAGAGTATAAAGTTTGAACCTATAAGCTCAAACGTTATACAAAGAGGAATAATTAGCTTTAAGTTTAGAGGAGGTTAA
- a CDS encoding lysylphosphatidylglycerol synthase transmembrane domain-containing protein → MKRSLPFILALSFLVAFFYFIPLEKLKEALSRIPIPFLLLAFFFYSLSQVARAVRWKVFLDNLSFSQIFWLSSVNVFFNNVIPARLGELSWFYYAKKLNVVFRASLWSFLVGRIFDILAMFFVSGIVFRGYLITLSIVSLLIVLLFHKSYFMIPKWKKLEEFRNYIKERSSLRVSLYLFVLSCVSFLTKLAALQTLVYNSVGFDTRLVPSFVAGELSSVLPLHSFMGYGTYEMSFSLPLKLYGISLEDALLTAFLFHNFLLISSAVYGLIGLVVLHYNDSPP, encoded by the coding sequence TTGAAAAGATCGCTTCCCTTTATACTTGCCCTTTCCTTTCTTGTAGCTTTCTTTTACTTTATACCCTTAGAAAAGCTCAAAGAAGCTTTGAGTAGAATTCCAATCCCCTTTTTACTTCTTGCCTTTTTCTTCTATTCTCTTAGCCAGGTGGCAAGGGCTGTTAGGTGGAAAGTCTTTCTCGATAACCTCAGCTTTTCTCAGATCTTCTGGCTTAGCAGTGTAAACGTGTTTTTTAACAACGTAATACCAGCAAGGCTAGGAGAACTAAGCTGGTTTTACTACGCAAAAAAACTCAACGTGGTATTTAGAGCTTCCCTCTGGTCTTTCCTAGTGGGAAGGATATTTGATATCTTAGCTATGTTCTTCGTATCTGGAATTGTATTCAGAGGCTATCTTATTACCCTTTCAATAGTCTCCTTGCTTATTGTGCTTTTGTTTCACAAGTCCTACTTTATGATACCAAAGTGGAAAAAGCTTGAAGAGTTTAGGAATTACATAAAAGAGAGATCATCTTTAAGAGTATCTCTATACCTTTTTGTCCTTTCCTGTGTTTCTTTTTTAACAAAACTGGCAGCTTTACAGACTTTGGTCTACAACTCAGTGGGTTTTGATACACGGCTGGTACCTTCCTTCGTAGCCGGGGAGCTGAGCAGCGTTTTACCCCTCCATAGCTTTATGGGTTACGGTACTTACGAGATGAGTTTTTCTCTACCGTTGAAGCTTTACGGGATTTCTCTTGAGGATGCACTCCTTACAGCCTTCCTGTTCCATAACTTCTTACTCATCTCCTCGGCCGTGTATGGTCTCATAGGTCTTGTTGTGTTACACTATAATGATAGTCCCCCATGA
- a CDS encoding FAD-dependent oxidoreductase, which translates to MQYYVAIVGGGAAGLSCALTLASSKGRGWQWIEDKKFVVFDTGSSDLNKAYLRNVPGVDATLGKELISKIRKQIQEFDSVDFVEERVRRIEKEGDVYRLWTESGKEFTATYVVLATGFHSFDIEGLPVEIVENPKSPKPGRIMIKHVDYEVMPNLFVVGTLAGLSSHFTSCAGSGVEVAIQILSRTVGKNIVIHDVPDQG; encoded by the coding sequence ATGCAGTACTACGTGGCTATAGTTGGTGGTGGTGCAGCTGGACTCTCCTGTGCTCTAACCCTTGCTTCTTCGAAGGGAAGAGGCTGGCAGTGGATAGAGGATAAGAAGTTCGTTGTGTTTGACACGGGATCCTCTGACCTTAACAAGGCGTACCTAAGGAACGTACCGGGCGTGGATGCAACCCTTGGTAAAGAGCTTATAAGCAAGATAAGGAAGCAGATACAGGAGTTTGACTCCGTAGACTTCGTAGAGGAAAGGGTAAGGAGGATAGAAAAGGAGGGTGATGTGTACAGACTATGGACCGAATCGGGTAAAGAGTTTACAGCCACGTACGTGGTACTGGCTACAGGCTTCCATTCCTTTGATATAGAAGGACTTCCTGTAGAGATCGTTGAGAATCCTAAATCTCCAAAGCCTGGTAGAATCATGATAAAGCATGTGGACTATGAAGTGATGCCTAACCTCTTCGTGGTTGGTACTCTTGCTGGTTTGTCATCTCACTTCACTTCTTGTGCAGGTTCTGGTGTTGAAGTAGCAATCCAGATACTCTCCAGGACTGTGGGTAAGAACATAGTCATACACGACGTGCCAGATCAGGGTTGA
- a CDS encoding diacylglycerol/polyprenol kinase family protein — MELRRKLFHLFALLLWIVPIVYFPKSITLALFVLVMAINLLVVLRVGFKRLGWFYRFVLSLERPKNYQRPGIQALWANLGIFISYLISKEGAVAGVLVLAVGDAISGLAGQRWGKKKLLGKSLEGFLAFFLSSFICLLPFYGLWQTLVLAFVGAVTELLSGRIDDNFTVPICVSLTYTLFY, encoded by the coding sequence GTGGAGCTAAGGAGAAAGCTCTTCCACCTTTTTGCCCTCCTTCTCTGGATTGTGCCTATAGTCTACTTTCCAAAAAGTATTACCTTGGCACTTTTTGTACTAGTAATGGCCATAAACCTGCTGGTGGTTCTCAGAGTAGGTTTTAAAAGGCTAGGGTGGTTCTACAGGTTTGTACTATCCTTAGAAAGACCAAAAAATTACCAACGGCCAGGTATACAGGCTCTGTGGGCAAACCTGGGAATTTTTATATCCTATTTGATATCCAAAGAGGGGGCTGTAGCTGGGGTCCTTGTTCTAGCTGTGGGAGATGCCATAAGCGGTCTTGCAGGCCAAAGGTGGGGGAAGAAAAAGCTGTTGGGAAAGTCTTTGGAAGGTTTTCTAGCTTTCTTCCTTTCGTCTTTTATTTGTCTCCTACCCTTCTATGGTCTGTGGCAAACGCTAGTACTAGCCTTTGTAGGTGCAGTTACAGAGCTCTTGAGTGGTAGGATTGACGACAACTTTACTGTACCTATCTGTGTGAGTTTGACCTATACTTTATTCTATTAG
- the feoB gene encoding ferrous iron transport protein B: MKRIEVALAGNPNVGKTSLLNHMAGTNLKIGNWPGVTVEKKEGVVFYKDYEIHLVDLPGIYTLEPISDDEWIAYNYLTTQRPDVILNVIETPNMERDLLLTVELLEMELPMVIALNMVDEAQKLGIEVDVQKMSELLGVPVIKTNGRTGLGVRDLLEAIVEVYERGIKPHYQNYSREVEELLLKYAQTGKESKRELIEGAVKDLGSEFSDRIRDERYALAHGLYKEVVKRSRISSRDITEALDQILLHPVLGVPVFFFIMFYVFKISFDFSSPLIEWIQGFIDGYLTPLSMYLLSSLGLPELFVRFVSEALFSGVGFVISFVPLIATLFALITFMEISGYLPRVAFLMDRFMHKFGLHGKSILPLLLGFGCNVPAIMSARMLESRRDKMLVIAMIPFMSCPARLVVFSFFAYTFFKNPALVIFSLYMLGVVIAFFTAFLLKKSIYRGTLSHFIMELPPYRLPTFKLIYGIVWAYVKSFLYRAGTLILAVSIIIWFLVNLPPGKGVEESYASKIGRMLTPVFAPIGIDNWKVTTSLIPAFLAREIALSSMATIYAVEQKEEKEFKPVEGLKEQVLALGKAIKKALLNVINPKLGVFEKGEENQGLREVLSKAMTPASALSFMVFLLIYTSCLGTVSVMWKEAGRTFALVFLAYSFVIAWLMSFLVYRISSSV, from the coding sequence ATGAAGCGGATAGAGGTCGCGCTTGCAGGAAATCCAAACGTAGGTAAGACAAGCCTTCTTAACCACATGGCGGGAACAAACCTTAAGATAGGCAACTGGCCTGGTGTGACAGTGGAAAAGAAGGAGGGTGTTGTCTTTTACAAAGACTACGAGATACACCTCGTGGACCTGCCTGGTATATACACCCTTGAACCTATATCCGATGATGAGTGGATAGCTTACAACTACCTTACCACCCAAAGGCCGGACGTGATACTTAACGTGATAGAGACCCCAAACATGGAAAGGGACTTACTCCTTACAGTAGAGCTCTTGGAGATGGAGCTTCCTATGGTGATAGCTCTGAACATGGTGGACGAGGCTCAGAAGCTGGGTATAGAGGTAGACGTTCAGAAGATGTCAGAACTTTTGGGAGTACCTGTTATAAAGACCAACGGGAGGACAGGTCTAGGCGTTCGTGACCTCTTGGAGGCTATAGTAGAAGTCTATGAAAGAGGCATAAAGCCACACTATCAGAACTACTCAAGGGAAGTAGAAGAACTGCTTTTGAAGTATGCTCAGACTGGAAAAGAAAGTAAAAGAGAGCTTATAGAGGGGGCTGTTAAAGACTTAGGAAGTGAGTTTTCAGATAGGATAAGGGATGAAAGGTATGCTTTAGCCCACGGGCTGTACAAAGAGGTGGTAAAAAGGAGCAGGATAAGCTCGCGTGATATTACGGAGGCTTTAGACCAAATACTCCTACATCCCGTACTTGGTGTCCCTGTTTTCTTCTTTATCATGTTCTATGTGTTTAAGATATCCTTTGATTTTTCCTCTCCCTTAATAGAATGGATACAAGGTTTTATAGATGGCTATCTGACTCCCCTCTCTATGTACCTGCTTTCTAGCCTTGGCCTTCCAGAACTGTTTGTGAGGTTTGTCTCTGAAGCGCTGTTTAGTGGTGTTGGCTTTGTCATCTCCTTCGTGCCACTCATAGCCACGCTGTTTGCGCTGATTACCTTCATGGAGATATCAGGATACCTGCCACGCGTGGCCTTCCTTATGGACCGTTTTATGCATAAGTTTGGACTCCATGGCAAAAGCATACTTCCTCTCCTTCTGGGCTTTGGTTGCAACGTACCGGCCATAATGAGTGCAAGGATGTTAGAGAGCAGAAGAGACAAGATGCTGGTGATAGCCATGATACCTTTCATGAGCTGTCCGGCGAGGCTTGTAGTTTTTTCTTTCTTCGCTTATACCTTCTTTAAGAATCCTGCCCTTGTTATCTTCTCCCTGTACATGCTGGGTGTGGTAATTGCCTTCTTCACGGCTTTTCTTCTTAAAAAAAGCATCTACAGAGGAACTCTGAGTCATTTTATCATGGAGCTACCACCTTACAGGCTTCCAACTTTCAAGCTAATCTACGGTATAGTCTGGGCATATGTGAAGTCCTTTCTGTACAGGGCTGGCACCCTTATACTGGCCGTGTCTATAATAATATGGTTTCTGGTAAACCTTCCACCAGGTAAGGGTGTAGAAGAATCCTACGCTTCAAAGATAGGAAGGATGTTAACTCCTGTGTTTGCTCCTATAGGTATAGACAATTGGAAAGTTACCACATCTCTAATACCGGCTTTTCTGGCAAGGGAGATTGCCCTAAGCTCTATGGCCACCATATACGCGGTAGAGCAGAAGGAAGAGAAGGAATTTAAACCTGTGGAAGGACTAAAGGAGCAGGTGCTTGCCCTTGGAAAGGCCATAAAGAAGGCGCTACTTAACGTGATAAACCCCAAGTTGGGTGTCTTTGAAAAGGGAGAAGAAAACCAAGGCCTAAGAGAGGTTCTCTCCAAGGCTATGACTCCAGCCTCAGCCCTATCCTTTATGGTGTTCCTTCTTATATACACCTCCTGCCTTGGAACCGTCAGCGTAATGTGGAAGGAAGCAGGTAGAACCTTTGCCTTGGTATTTTTAGCTTACAGCTTTGTAATAGCTTGGCTTATGTCTTTCTTAGTCTACAGAATCTCCTCGTCTGTGTGA
- a CDS encoding tetratricopeptide repeat protein, which yields MKRYLILPFIVLSLFTEFSYAANPIDECFNYKKAQDYQNAIQAGKMAVKLYPSNTDANYCLGASYLEVGELDLAITYLKKAEKYASKKSDLMWTYNLLGMAYYKKGMLEDALFYFNKALSLAKDLDDIDAEATLLNNIAVIYSYKGELNKALSYYEKSLSLKTDEKDKATTYSNIASIYNEQGNYQKAIEYFQKALDIYERYGDYHRYARVELKLGETYRRMKDYQNAEKYLLDGLTKIQKVGDKYWEGNAYKYLGWLYRDKGDKNLAKDYLNKALQIYTEIGASGKVNEVKNDLASLNTSQKLNKIIEAIKKLIEAIKKVIEAIFT from the coding sequence ATGAAAAGATACTTAATTCTACCTTTTATAGTTCTTTCTTTATTTACAGAGTTTTCCTACGCAGCAAATCCTATTGATGAATGTTTTAACTATAAGAAGGCTCAAGATTATCAAAATGCAATTCAAGCTGGAAAAATGGCAGTAAAACTTTATCCTTCAAATACTGATGCAAATTATTGTCTTGGAGCTTCTTATTTAGAAGTTGGAGAGTTAGACCTTGCTATTACTTATCTTAAAAAAGCAGAAAAATATGCTTCTAAGAAATCTGATTTAATGTGGACTTATAACCTATTAGGTATGGCATATTATAAAAAAGGTATGCTGGAAGATGCTCTTTTTTATTTCAATAAAGCACTTTCACTGGCAAAAGATTTAGATGATATAGATGCTGAAGCAACCCTTCTCAATAACATAGCAGTGATTTATTCTTATAAAGGTGAACTAAACAAAGCACTTTCATATTATGAAAAATCATTAAGCCTTAAAACAGATGAAAAAGATAAAGCTACAACATACAGTAACATAGCTTCAATTTACAACGAACAAGGTAATTATCAAAAAGCCATAGAATATTTCCAAAAGGCATTGGATATTTATGAAAGATATGGAGATTACCATAGGTATGCAAGAGTAGAACTTAAACTTGGAGAAACTTATAGAAGAATGAAGGATTATCAGAACGCAGAAAAATATCTTCTTGATGGATTAACTAAAATTCAAAAGGTTGGAGATAAATACTGGGAAGGAAATGCTTATAAATACCTTGGTTGGCTATATCGTGATAAAGGAGACAAGAATTTAGCAAAGGATTATCTAAACAAAGCTTTACAAATCTATACTGAAATTGGTGCTTCTGGTAAGGTTAATGAAGTAAAAAATGATTTAGCTTCTCTTAATACTTCACAGAAGTTAAATAAAATAATAGAGGCTATAAAAAAACTAATAGAAGCTATTAAAAAAGTAATAGAAGCTATTTTTACATAG
- a CDS encoding FeoA family protein, protein MNLEEVLPGKEVVIEGFVGTKDLLNKVQAMGLRKGKKVKVLRKLGRNILLGLNNSRLVLSKDIARYIIVQ, encoded by the coding sequence ATGAATCTAGAGGAGGTGCTACCAGGTAAAGAGGTGGTAATAGAAGGTTTTGTAGGTACTAAGGATCTGCTGAACAAGGTCCAGGCTATGGGCCTCAGAAAAGGTAAAAAGGTAAAAGTACTCCGAAAACTTGGTAGGAACATACTCCTTGGTCTAAACAACTCAAGGCTAGTGTTAAGCAAAGACATAGCAAGGTATATAATAGTTCAGTAG
- a CDS encoding methionine adenosyltransferase — protein sequence MANITVSKMTFEPVYEQEVEIVERKGIGHPDTICDLLAENLSANLCGIYLEKFGAIMHHNVDKALLVGGKANAVFGGGQVIEPVEIYLVGRAILEKDGVTIDPQELVERTVKDWISKHIRNLDPEKHVKIYARIKPGSKDLVELFERFQKSGEVPLANDTSFGVGFAPFDDLETAVFQTERFLNSEGMKREHPEIGEDIKVMGVRIRDRIRLTVALAFVSKYVKDKEDYFQKKEAIRQKVQKFIQEKLGKEVEIHINTADSKHGEVYITVTGTSAEQGDDGQVGRGNRVNGLITPYRPMSLEAAAGKNPISHIGKIYNAVANEIARRVVQEVPEVKEAYCYMVSQIGKPINEPQVCDVKVRTTKQVKGLEEPIVQIVKEELEKMPYIWKGFLEGKYTVA from the coding sequence TTGGCAAACATAACAGTTTCCAAGATGACCTTTGAGCCTGTCTACGAGCAGGAAGTAGAGATAGTAGAGAGGAAGGGCATAGGACACCCAGACACCATTTGCGACCTTCTTGCCGAGAATCTCTCTGCAAACCTGTGCGGTATATACCTTGAAAAGTTTGGAGCCATCATGCATCATAACGTAGACAAGGCCTTGCTCGTGGGAGGTAAGGCTAACGCTGTCTTTGGCGGTGGTCAGGTAATAGAGCCTGTAGAGATATATTTGGTAGGAAGAGCTATACTGGAAAAAGATGGTGTCACTATAGATCCTCAGGAACTTGTTGAAAGAACGGTAAAGGATTGGATATCAAAACATATAAGAAACCTAGATCCGGAAAAGCATGTAAAAATATACGCCCGTATAAAGCCAGGGAGTAAGGATCTTGTAGAGCTCTTCGAGAGATTCCAAAAGAGTGGAGAGGTGCCACTGGCCAACGACACCTCCTTTGGTGTGGGATTCGCACCCTTCGATGACCTTGAGACGGCTGTCTTCCAGACGGAAAGATTCCTAAACTCTGAGGGCATGAAGAGGGAGCATCCCGAAATAGGTGAAGACATAAAAGTCATGGGTGTGAGGATAAGAGATAGAATAAGGCTTACGGTTGCTCTTGCCTTTGTAAGCAAGTACGTAAAAGATAAAGAGGATTACTTCCAAAAGAAAGAAGCCATAAGGCAGAAGGTTCAGAAATTTATACAGGAGAAGTTAGGGAAAGAAGTGGAGATACACATAAACACGGCAGACAGTAAGCACGGAGAGGTCTACATAACGGTTACAGGTACGTCTGCAGAGCAGGGTGACGATGGACAGGTGGGAAGGGGTAACCGCGTAAACGGTCTTATAACCCCTTACAGACCCATGAGCCTAGAAGCGGCGGCTGGTAAAAACCCCATATCCCACATAGGCAAGATATACAACGCTGTGGCTAACGAAATAGCCAGAAGGGTAGTCCAGGAAGTACCCGAAGTCAAGGAGGCTTATTGCTATATGGTTTCTCAGATAGGCAAACCTATAAACGAACCACAGGTCTGTGATGTAAAAGTGAGGACTACAAAGCAGGTAAAGGGCCTGGAGGAACCTATAGTCCAGATAGTGAAGGAAGAGCTTGAAAAGATGCCATACATATGGAAGGGTTTTCTAGAAGGTAAGTACACGGTGGCGTAG
- the lpxB gene encoding lipid-A-disaccharide synthase, whose product MKVFISLADRSASNYVYHIFKDIKGLDLWGIVDERLLSIGIKGNWRVEDFSVVGFWEALWKVPKVFKFFREFEDLIDRVDVLILCDAPALNIPLLKKAKGRAKKIIYFISPQVWAWKEERARIISELSDHLIVILPFEVDFYKRYSRDGFNVHYVGHPLVDIAKPSLDEGRVKAFLGFERYLCLMPGSRWSEVKRHAPYLRKVYEYLLKTFDLSAAIPTFEPFLDYLKDVFKGLPVRIVSPKDMEQPSYNILAYSEFSIVASGTAELEASLLLNPHAVFYRVNPISFFIAKRLVKVRNIALTNLILSSQIVPEVVQKDYRELAYVCEEILKDDGIRKRMKEDFLRLRQVLGPEGTLDRLRSLFVSLLEEV is encoded by the coding sequence ATGAAGGTTTTCATATCACTGGCAGACAGGTCAGCCTCTAACTACGTGTATCACATCTTCAAGGACATAAAAGGTCTAGACCTTTGGGGGATAGTAGACGAACGCCTTCTCAGCATAGGTATAAAAGGCAATTGGAGGGTAGAGGACTTTTCCGTTGTAGGCTTCTGGGAAGCCCTATGGAAGGTACCAAAGGTGTTTAAATTTTTTAGGGAGTTTGAAGATCTCATAGATAGAGTAGATGTTCTCATTCTCTGTGACGCTCCAGCCTTGAACATACCCCTGCTCAAAAAGGCCAAAGGCAGAGCAAAGAAGATCATCTACTTTATATCACCCCAGGTCTGGGCTTGGAAGGAAGAAAGGGCAAGGATCATAAGCGAACTTTCTGACCACCTTATAGTCATCCTACCCTTTGAGGTGGATTTCTACAAAAGATACAGCAGGGATGGCTTTAACGTTCACTACGTGGGACATCCATTGGTAGACATAGCAAAGCCATCCCTTGACGAGGGAAGGGTCAAAGCCTTCTTGGGTTTTGAAAGATACCTATGCCTTATGCCTGGGAGTCGGTGGAGCGAGGTAAAAAGACATGCACCTTACCTAAGGAAGGTATACGAGTATCTTCTTAAGACCTTTGACCTTTCCGCTGCTATTCCCACCTTTGAACCCTTCCTAGATTACTTAAAAGATGTCTTTAAGGGTCTTCCTGTTAGGATAGTATCGCCGAAGGACATGGAGCAACCTTCTTACAACATCCTGGCCTATTCGGAGTTTTCCATAGTAGCCAGTGGTACGGCAGAGCTAGAGGCTAGCCTTCTATTAAACCCCCACGCGGTCTTTTACAGGGTAAATCCCATTAGCTTTTTCATAGCTAAAAGGCTCGTCAAGGTAAGAAACATAGCCCTTACTAACCTAATACTCTCCTCACAGATAGTACCCGAGGTAGTACAAAAAGACTACAGAGAGCTGGCCTATGTATGCGAGGAGATCTTAAAAGACGACGGAATAAGAAAAAGGATGAAGGAAGATTTCCTGAGGCTTAGGCAGGTACTTGGACCAGAAGGGACCCTGGATAGGTTAAGGTCCTTGTTTGTTTCCCTCCTTGAGGAGGTCTAG